One Acanthopagrus latus isolate v.2019 chromosome 12, fAcaLat1.1, whole genome shotgun sequence genomic region harbors:
- the sec14l7 gene encoding SEC14-like protein 2 → MSGRLGDLSPKQDEILTEFRGRIQDILPSLPAQHDHYLLRWLRARSFNVQKSEAMIRKHVEFRRKMKVDSIISDWKPPEVIEKYVSGGMCGYDREGSPIWYDVIGPLDPKGLLLSATKQDFLKTKIRDTEMMRRECRRQTEKLGKNIEAITLIYDCEGLGLKHIWKPAIETYGEVLTMFEENYPEGLKRVFLIKAPKMFPMAYNLIKHFLCEETRRKIIVLGSNWQEVLRKHIDPEQLPVVYGGTLTDPDGDPSCRTMIKYGGTVPKSYYVQDSVKIEYDSSVTISRGSVFQLEYDVTAPSSLLRWQFASDGADIGFGVYRRTAEGKSQKVSEMLQVLPSERYNAHLVPEDSCLTCPEPGVYVLCFDNSYSFIQSKKVSYKVEVLPPPPDGQTPSPHSRGERRLQ, encoded by the exons atgaGCGGACGACTCGGAGACTTGAGTCCAAAACAGGATGAAATCTTAAccgag TTTCGGGGGAGGATCCAGGACATCCTGCCCTCCTTACCTGCTCAGCATGACCACTACCTCCTCCGCTGGCTCAGAG cccGAAGCTTCAACGTTCAGAAATCTGAAGCCATGATCAGAAAg cacgTCGAGttcaggaggaagatgaaagtCGACAGCATCATATCCGACTGGAAACCTCCGGAG GTGATAGAGAAATACGTCTCTGGAGGGATGTGTGGGTACGACCGGGAGGGGAGTCCCATCTGGTATGATGTGATTGGTCCTCTGGATCCTAAAGGTCTGCTGCTGTCCGCCACCAAACAGGACTTCCTGAAGACCAAGATCCGAGACAcggagatgatgaggagggagTGTCGGAGGCAGACGGAGAAG ctggGGAAGAACATTGAAGCCATCACTCTGATCTACGACTGTGAAGGACTCGGACTGAAACACATCTGGAAACCTGCGATCGAGACTTACGGAGAG gtcCTCACCATGTTTGAGGAGAACTATCCAGAAGGGCTGAAGAGAGTGTTTCTTATCAAAG ctcccaAAATGTTTCCGATGGCCTACAACCTCatcaaacacttcctgtgtgaggAAACACGGCGGAAGATCATTGTGTTAGGAA GTAACTGGCAGGAAGTGTTACGTAAACATATCGATCCAGAGCAGCTTCCTGTGGTGTACGGAGGAACTCTGACCGACCCTGATGGAGACCCGAGCTGCAGAACCATG ATCAAATATGGTGGCACGGTACCCAAGTCGTACTACGTCCAGGACTCGGTGAAGATTGAGTACGACAGCAGCGTGACGATCAGCCGCGGGTCCGTCTTCCAGCTGGAGTATGATGTCACGGCGCCGAGCAGCCTCCTGAG GTGGCAGTTTGCCAGCGATGGAGCAGATATCGGGTTCGGAGTGTACAGACGGACCGCAGAGGGCAAAAGTCAGAAAGTGTCCGAGATGCTGCAGGTTCTGCCCAGCGAACGCTACAACGCTCACCTGGTCCCTGAAGACAGCTGCCTCACCTGCCCCGAGCCCGGAGTCT ACGTGCTGTGTTTTGACAACAGCTACAGCTTCATTCAGTCCAAGAAGGTGAGCTACAAGGTGGaggttcttcctcctcctccggacGGACAGACGCCGAGTCCACACAGCCGAGGAGAGCGAAGGCTGCAGTGA